Proteins from a single region of Bacteroidales bacterium:
- a CDS encoding TetR/AcrR family transcriptional regulator — protein MVVVKEEVRANIVGVARRIFTRNGFRKATMEEIASASNMGKSSIYYYFKSKEEIFRVVVEYEATMLKERLKRIINRNDSPPERLRAYILFRLHHIRTLENFYAALNEETLSQMSFILDIRRNFEVEEQELVSKILRDGMEQGFFQLSSSKIGAIAISTMMKGLELPLLLSEVHKKDRQELMEDLIRVLLYGILKR, from the coding sequence ATGGTTGTTGTCAAAGAAGAGGTCCGAGCAAATATAGTTGGCGTAGCCCGGAGAATCTTTACCAGGAATGGGTTCAGGAAGGCGACCATGGAAGAGATTGCCAGCGCTTCAAATATGGGGAAGAGCTCTATTTACTATTATTTTAAAAGCAAAGAGGAGATCTTCCGGGTGGTGGTGGAGTATGAGGCCACCATGCTCAAAGAGCGGCTTAAGCGGATTATCAACAGAAATGATTCTCCCCCGGAACGGCTCAGAGCTTATATCCTTTTCAGATTGCACCATATAAGGACCCTGGAAAATTTCTATGCAGCCCTGAACGAGGAGACCCTGTCCCAGATGAGCTTTATCCTGGATATCAGGCGCAATTTTGAGGTGGAAGAACAGGAACTGGTAAGCAAGATCCTCCGGGATGGAATGGAGCAGGGTTTTTTCCAACTGAGCAGTTCAAAGATCGGAGCCATTGCCATCTCTACCATGATGAAGGGACTGGAACTGCCCTTACTCCTGAGCGAAGTTCATAAGAAAGACCGCCAGGAACTGATGGAGGACCTGATACGGGTGCTCCTCTACGGGATCCTGAAAAGGTAA
- a CDS encoding 2-C-methyl-D-erythritol 4-phosphate cytidylyltransferase yields MKRAVIIVAAGSGSRMGGTLPKQYQELLGKPVIIHTLEAFHRFDPGMQLVLVLAPEHRLFWEKLAGKYELAGGLTFIPGGSSRFDSVKNGLTQIKKQGIVGIHDAVRPLVSSGTLARTYNAAEQGGSGIPVIEMDDSVRKVDPNGNSEQLNRSSLRRVQTPQVFLSQRIKEAYQKACDPSFTDDASVYEAVFGPVTLVEGNRENIKITTPADMKLASLLMGSVV; encoded by the coding sequence ATGAAAAGGGCGGTGATCATCGTGGCTGCAGGATCGGGCAGCAGGATGGGAGGAACGCTTCCCAAGCAATACCAGGAGCTACTCGGGAAGCCAGTCATCATTCATACTCTGGAGGCTTTTCACCGCTTTGATCCGGGCATGCAGCTGGTGCTTGTTCTGGCTCCGGAACACCGGCTTTTCTGGGAAAAACTGGCCGGAAAATATGAATTGGCCGGAGGGCTAACCTTTATCCCTGGAGGAAGCAGCCGTTTTGATTCAGTAAAAAACGGATTAACCCAAATAAAGAAACAGGGAATCGTGGGGATTCATGATGCCGTGAGGCCACTGGTGAGTTCCGGGACCCTGGCACGTACTTATAATGCTGCTGAACAGGGTGGAAGCGGGATACCGGTCATAGAGATGGACGATTCGGTCAGAAAGGTGGATCCAAACGGAAATTCTGAACAGTTGAACCGGTCGAGTTTAAGGCGGGTGCAAACCCCGCAGGTATTTCTTTCACAAAGAATTAAAGAAGCCTATCAGAAAGCCTGCGATCCTTCGTTTACCGATGATGCTTCCGTATACGAGGCGGTCTTTGGCCCGGTCACCCTGGTTGAAGGCAACCGGGAAAACATCAAAATCACCACCCCTGCAGATATGAAACTGGCCTCCCTGCTTATGGGTTCTGTGGTATAA
- the ispG gene encoding (E)-4-hydroxy-3-methylbut-2-enyl-diphosphate synthase: MKQLIVKPYHSQLVTVGSLRLGGDYPVRIQSMTNTDTNDISASLAQCIRMIGAGSELVRLTTQGRREVESLKKIRNELRAAGYRTPLVADIHFKAELALEAAGVCEKIRINPGNYLKNKSLDLLLPNLLKRCREHGTAIRIGVNHGSLDQKTLEKYGDSPRGMVESAMQFLRICKKESFDQVVVSMKSSNPRVMVQSVRLLVHQMNSEAMAYPLHLGVTEAGDGPEGRIKSAVGIAPLLLESMGDTIRVSLTEAPEMELPVASRLVRIFQKPEQLPYHPFEGLAWDPFDYSRRKSLPLSGLGNGTLVKIVGRMPPDRSLDLKPEELHGLTVPFEEWEKNPGLLDSGEKIMLLEKGTDSIQEMKARLNRFCLRNPRAPILVKCMYETVDPDQFQIQLAGELGSLLADGMVDAIWVENRHMTLPVLNDTLLNILQAARARITKTEYIACPSCGRTHFDILTRLKEIRQATSHLTTLKIGVMGCIVNGPGEMADADYGYVGAGPGRVSIYRDREAVLKNIPEKEALEALIMLIKKEGDWIDP; this comes from the coding sequence ATGAAACAATTAATTGTGAAACCATACCACTCACAGCTTGTCACCGTTGGCTCTCTCCGCCTGGGAGGGGACTATCCGGTCCGGATCCAATCCATGACCAATACAGACACCAATGATATTAGCGCATCATTGGCTCAGTGCATCCGGATGATCGGGGCAGGATCGGAGCTGGTCCGGCTTACTACCCAGGGCAGGCGGGAGGTGGAGAGCCTGAAGAAGATCAGGAATGAGCTCCGCGCTGCCGGGTACAGGACCCCTTTGGTGGCAGACATTCATTTCAAAGCTGAACTGGCCCTGGAAGCTGCCGGGGTTTGTGAAAAGATCCGGATTAATCCCGGAAATTATCTGAAAAACAAAAGCCTGGATCTTCTGCTTCCAAACCTGCTTAAAAGATGCCGCGAACACGGGACCGCCATCCGGATCGGGGTAAACCATGGCTCGCTGGACCAGAAAACACTGGAAAAGTACGGGGACAGTCCCCGGGGAATGGTCGAGTCGGCCATGCAATTCCTGCGAATCTGTAAAAAGGAATCCTTCGACCAGGTAGTTGTCTCCATGAAATCGAGTAATCCGCGCGTGATGGTGCAATCGGTCCGCCTGCTGGTGCACCAGATGAACAGCGAGGCGATGGCCTATCCCCTGCACCTGGGGGTCACCGAGGCTGGAGATGGTCCGGAGGGCCGCATCAAATCTGCCGTTGGCATAGCACCCCTTCTCCTGGAAAGTATGGGAGATACCATCAGGGTTTCTCTGACCGAAGCTCCGGAAATGGAATTGCCGGTAGCCTCCCGGCTGGTTCGTATTTTTCAAAAACCGGAACAGCTTCCCTATCATCCTTTTGAAGGTTTGGCCTGGGACCCTTTTGATTATTCCAGAAGAAAATCGCTTCCGCTGTCAGGATTGGGAAACGGGACTCTGGTTAAAATCGTAGGCCGGATGCCGCCGGACCGGTCGCTTGATTTAAAGCCTGAAGAGCTTCATGGATTAACGGTCCCGTTCGAAGAGTGGGAAAAAAATCCCGGCTTGCTCGACTCAGGCGAAAAAATAATGCTGCTTGAAAAGGGTACGGACAGTATCCAGGAAATGAAAGCACGGTTGAACCGTTTTTGCCTCAGGAACCCCAGAGCTCCCATCTTAGTCAAATGCATGTATGAAACTGTAGATCCTGACCAGTTTCAGATACAGCTGGCTGGAGAGCTGGGCTCTCTTCTGGCGGATGGAATGGTGGATGCGATATGGGTGGAAAACAGGCATATGACCCTCCCTGTGCTCAACGATACCCTGCTGAATATCCTGCAGGCAGCCCGGGCGCGGATTACGAAAACCGAATACATAGCCTGCCCCTCCTGCGGGCGCACACATTTTGATATCCTGACCCGTTTAAAGGAGATCCGCCAGGCTACCTCCCATCTCACCACCTTAAAAATCGGGGTTATGGGCTGCATTGTCAACGGTCCCGGCGAGATGGCCGATGCCGATTACGGGTATGTCGGCGCCGGACCGGGCCGGGTAAGTATTTACAGGGACAGGGAAGCTGTGCTTAAGAATATTCCCGAAAAGGAAGCGCTTGAGGCTTTGATCATGCTGATTAAAAAAGAGGGGGACTGGATAGATCCCTGA
- the rnr gene encoding ribonuclease R, producing MAKNKRTSKDKFTGEQAAALIMGLFGRNPKQIYNYKQISKLLFISDKQLRAMVNRTLDDLVAKKQLEQLEPGRYRLLSRAGYKTGTLDMTQHGYAFLVSENSDEDVFIARNNLKTALDGDLVKVFVYPSRKNRSRIEGEVVEILERTRDTFVGTVEISRNYAFLLPDSRKMPFDIFIPLEKLKGVEHGQKAIARIIDWPEKVKNPFGEIVDILGYPGDNDTEMNSILAEFDLPIKFPEEVEAYAGKIPDGISAEEIKKRRDFRKVPTFTIDPADAKDFDDALSLQALNGGFWEVGIHIADVSHYVHTKTILDNEAFDRGTSIYLVDRVVPMLPEKLSNGVCSLRPHEDKLTFSAVFKMNEKGEVLDEWFGRTVINSARRFNYEEAQEIIETGEGDMKEEILKLYQISKVLKEKRFKGGSVNFEREEVKFHLAEDGTPTGVYFKVQKEANWLIEEFMLLANKRVAAYASRGGKYEKELSRAETGEKKQVGKTFVYRIHDLPDPEKMESFSRFIGKFGHTLNPQQSARRLSAALNNLLDQVQGKKEQNVVEMMALRSMAKARYSTKNIGHYGLAFKDYAHFTSPIRRYPDLMVHRLLAHYLENGESKNAETYEKRCQHTSEMERKAIEAERASTKYKQVEFMQDKIGKVFDGEVSGLTDWGIYVEIVENKCEGMVSIKSIADDFYEFNEEEYMIVGRHSGRKFEIGDEVQIEVMNANLSRRQLDYKLVELEEEL from the coding sequence ATGGCAAAGAACAAAAGAACCAGTAAGGATAAATTCACAGGCGAACAGGCCGCCGCTTTAATCATGGGCCTGTTTGGAAGAAACCCCAAACAGATTTATAACTATAAGCAGATTTCAAAACTGCTATTTATCAGCGATAAGCAACTAAGAGCCATGGTGAACAGGACGCTGGACGATCTGGTGGCGAAAAAACAGCTCGAGCAGCTGGAGCCGGGGAGATACCGCCTGTTGAGCAGAGCCGGTTATAAAACCGGGACTCTGGATATGACCCAGCATGGATATGCCTTTCTGGTCTCGGAAAATTCGGACGAAGATGTATTTATTGCCAGGAATAATCTGAAAACAGCCCTGGACGGTGACCTGGTGAAAGTCTTTGTTTATCCCTCACGCAAGAACCGGTCGAGGATCGAAGGCGAGGTCGTGGAGATATTGGAGAGGACCCGCGACACCTTTGTGGGGACGGTGGAAATTTCGCGCAACTATGCCTTTCTGCTGCCTGACAGCCGTAAAATGCCTTTTGATATTTTCATTCCCCTCGAAAAACTGAAGGGAGTGGAGCATGGCCAAAAGGCCATTGCCCGGATCATTGACTGGCCGGAGAAGGTTAAGAATCCCTTTGGCGAAATTGTAGATATCCTGGGATATCCCGGTGATAATGACACCGAGATGAACTCCATCCTGGCTGAATTTGATCTGCCCATAAAGTTTCCCGAAGAGGTGGAGGCGTATGCCGGGAAGATCCCGGATGGGATATCGGCAGAGGAGATAAAAAAACGAAGGGATTTCCGGAAGGTGCCTACTTTTACCATTGATCCCGCCGATGCCAAGGATTTTGATGATGCGCTTTCCCTGCAGGCCCTGAACGGCGGATTTTGGGAGGTGGGAATCCATATTGCCGATGTGTCCCACTATGTTCATACAAAGACCATTCTGGATAATGAGGCTTTTGACCGGGGAACTTCGATATACCTGGTCGACCGGGTAGTCCCCATGCTTCCCGAAAAACTCTCCAACGGAGTATGCTCCCTTCGTCCCCATGAAGATAAACTTACCTTTTCGGCTGTATTTAAAATGAATGAGAAGGGCGAGGTGCTGGATGAATGGTTCGGCCGGACAGTGATTAACTCGGCCAGACGTTTTAACTACGAGGAGGCTCAGGAGATTATTGAGACCGGTGAAGGAGATATGAAAGAGGAGATATTGAAGCTTTATCAAATCTCCAAAGTGCTTAAGGAAAAAAGATTTAAAGGCGGATCTGTGAATTTTGAACGGGAAGAAGTAAAGTTCCATCTGGCTGAGGATGGAACTCCCACGGGGGTCTACTTCAAGGTTCAGAAGGAGGCCAACTGGTTGATCGAAGAATTTATGTTGCTGGCCAATAAAAGGGTGGCAGCCTATGCCAGCAGGGGTGGAAAATATGAGAAGGAATTAAGCCGGGCCGAAACCGGTGAAAAGAAACAGGTGGGAAAAACCTTTGTGTATCGTATTCACGACCTGCCCGATCCTGAAAAGATGGAATCTTTTTCGCGCTTTATCGGGAAGTTCGGGCATACTTTAAATCCCCAGCAATCGGCCCGGCGCCTCTCCGCCGCGTTAAACAATCTGCTGGACCAGGTGCAGGGAAAAAAGGAGCAAAATGTGGTGGAGATGATGGCCCTCCGTTCCATGGCCAAGGCACGCTATTCCACTAAAAACATAGGCCATTACGGACTGGCTTTCAAAGACTATGCCCACTTTACCTCCCCCATAAGGCGCTACCCCGATCTGATGGTACACCGTTTACTGGCCCATTACCTGGAAAACGGGGAATCGAAGAATGCAGAAACCTATGAAAAACGGTGCCAGCATACATCAGAAATGGAACGAAAAGCCATAGAGGCTGAGAGGGCGTCCACCAAATACAAGCAGGTGGAGTTCATGCAGGATAAGATTGGAAAGGTGTTCGATGGAGAGGTTTCAGGACTAACCGACTGGGGGATCTATGTGGAGATTGTGGAGAATAAGTGCGAAGGAATGGTATCCATCAAAAGCATCGCTGACGATTTTTATGAGTTTAATGAGGAAGAGTATATGATTGTGGGCCGTCATTCGGGAAGAAAATTTGAGATCGGAGATGAGGTTCAAATTGAAGTGATGAATGCCAACCTGTCACGGAGGCAACTTGATTATAAACTTGTGGAACTGGAAGAGGAGCTTTAA
- a CDS encoding DUF2807 domain-containing protein has protein sequence MRALTSLIVLCLFLLTSSGQEYQIPLEQPFEKLKISGNIHLQLVASDSLSLVVEEESMPEILEVEYEESILILKNRTGLKKTPLIPAKLFFKDLSNLEIARGAVVQSKDTLKAQTLLLLAETGGKVELHIAADSLNARVNQGADIILRGSARSQAINAYTFGNYLGYELKTERCWVTAATGAQVKVNCLYYLNANATRKAFIGFLGSPEVKEFKSSVGGKIIPQNP, from the coding sequence ATGAGAGCTTTAACAAGCTTAATTGTTCTGTGTTTATTTCTCCTGACCTCCTCTGGCCAGGAATATCAAATCCCGTTGGAACAGCCCTTTGAAAAACTGAAAATTAGCGGGAATATCCATCTGCAACTGGTAGCCTCCGACAGTCTGAGCTTAGTGGTCGAAGAGGAGTCCATGCCTGAGATTCTGGAAGTAGAATATGAGGAAAGCATATTGATACTTAAAAACCGGACCGGACTGAAAAAAACGCCGCTCATTCCTGCGAAATTGTTTTTTAAGGACCTTTCCAATCTCGAAATCGCCCGGGGGGCGGTTGTTCAATCAAAGGATACCCTGAAAGCACAGACTCTCTTGCTCTTGGCGGAGACCGGCGGAAAAGTGGAGTTGCATATTGCCGCCGATTCCCTGAATGCCAGGGTGAATCAGGGAGCTGATATCATCCTGCGGGGAAGCGCCCGGAGCCAGGCGATCAATGCTTATACCTTTGGAAATTACCTGGGATACGAATTGAAAACCGAAAGATGCTGGGTGACAGCTGCCACCGGAGCCCAGGTTAAAGTAAACTGCTTATACTATTTGAATGCCAATGCCACCAGGAAGGCCTTTATTGGATTCCTGGGCTCTCCGGAGGTAAAAGAATTCAAAAGCAGCGTAGGAGGGAAAATTATACCACAGAACCCATAA
- the cysS gene encoding cysteine--tRNA ligase, protein MINKLILYNTLTRKKERFEPINPPFVGLYACGPTVYGDAHLGHARQAITFDVLFRYLQYLDYKVRYVRNITDVGHLEDDADDGEDKILKKARLESLEPMEVVQHYMNRYHINMDALNVLAPSIEPRASGHIIEQQELIGKILEAGYAYEVNGSVYFDVNAYNKKYPYGQLSGRKIEDLLSNTRALDGQSEKRSGLDFALWKKADPSHLMRWSSKWSDGYPGWHLECSAMSTKYLGMQFDIHGGGLDLLFPHHECEIAQNVAGFGKPAVRYWMHNNMITINGQKMGRSLGNFITLDQLFSGEHKMLERAYGPMVIRFFILQAHYRSTLDFSNEALQASEKGLIRLMNAMETLKHIQSSGSSSMDVDGLAGLCNSAMEDDMNTAKLLGHLLSGITLVHKLAEGKETISENDLEKLRTLYHSWVVSVLGLQMPSASEKSNDITDKLIAMILQLRSTAKSNRDFEAADRIRNELSNLGITIKDRKDGADWEIN, encoded by the coding sequence ATGATCAATAAGCTAATTCTATATAATACTCTGACCAGGAAAAAAGAGCGTTTTGAACCTATCAATCCCCCATTTGTCGGCCTCTACGCCTGTGGGCCCACTGTCTATGGGGATGCCCACCTGGGTCATGCCCGACAGGCCATCACTTTCGACGTGCTCTTCAGGTACCTGCAGTATCTGGATTATAAGGTGAGGTATGTCCGGAATATCACCGATGTGGGGCACCTGGAAGATGATGCAGATGACGGAGAAGATAAGATCCTGAAGAAGGCCCGGCTGGAATCGCTGGAACCCATGGAGGTGGTTCAGCATTATATGAACCGCTATCATATAAACATGGATGCACTCAATGTGCTAGCTCCCAGCATTGAACCCAGAGCCAGCGGACATATCATTGAACAGCAGGAACTCATCGGGAAGATCCTGGAAGCAGGCTATGCCTATGAGGTCAACGGCTCGGTCTATTTCGATGTAAATGCCTATAACAAAAAATACCCCTACGGGCAACTTTCGGGAAGAAAGATCGAAGACCTTCTTTCCAACACCAGGGCGCTGGACGGGCAATCGGAAAAGAGAAGCGGGCTTGATTTCGCCTTGTGGAAAAAAGCCGATCCCTCCCACCTCATGCGCTGGTCCTCCAAATGGAGTGATGGGTATCCGGGCTGGCATCTGGAATGTTCTGCCATGAGCACGAAATACCTGGGCATGCAGTTTGATATTCATGGAGGAGGGCTGGACCTTCTCTTTCCCCATCACGAATGTGAAATTGCACAGAATGTGGCAGGCTTTGGCAAACCTGCCGTCCGTTACTGGATGCACAACAACATGATCACCATCAATGGCCAGAAAATGGGGCGTTCGCTGGGCAATTTTATTACTCTGGATCAACTTTTTTCGGGCGAGCACAAGATGCTGGAAAGGGCTTACGGACCCATGGTTATTCGCTTTTTCATCCTTCAGGCGCATTACCGCAGCACTCTTGATTTTTCCAACGAGGCTTTGCAGGCCTCTGAAAAAGGATTGATCCGGCTGATGAACGCCATGGAAACACTGAAACACATTCAATCCTCGGGCAGCAGCTCCATGGATGTGGACGGCCTGGCCGGGCTCTGCAACAGTGCGATGGAAGATGATATGAATACAGCCAAACTGCTTGGCCATTTGTTGAGTGGGATCACACTGGTCCATAAGCTGGCCGAAGGAAAAGAAACTATTTCTGAAAATGACCTGGAAAAACTGAGAACCCTGTATCATTCCTGGGTTGTCTCCGTGCTGGGCCTTCAAATGCCTTCGGCAAGTGAAAAATCAAATGATATTACAGACAAGCTGATCGCTATGATCCTCCAGTTAAGAAGCACTGCCAAATCGAACCGCGACTTTGAAGCTGCTGATCGCATCCGGAACGAGTTAAGCAATCTGGGCATTACCATTAAGGACCGGAAAGACGGAGCTGACTGGGAAATCAATTAG
- a CDS encoding BamA/TamA family outer membrane protein translates to MARTLIMLMVCFLLGHATEALSQESLVISDDKLLISNILISGNDVTQESVIRRELVFSVGDTIEKMKLLPALQRSKDNLLNLALFNFVYLNIKHLENNRINVLIDVTERWYVWPVPILEYADRNFSTFIQNRDWDKINYGAWLKWGNFRGRNELLTGKVRLGYVKEYSLAYSKPNLGKKQNHGISAGFNMTHQNEVSIATVNNEPFEYRPQEKPAQIRLNAFAKYSLRRKYFTTHSLRFEYYDYRVSDSVAIINSNYLGGGNTSQNYFMLTYSFDYDIRDSKVYPLEGFNVRIRAEQIGLGLIPDFDYASFRLTGTVMFHQKLANRLYFYNATKGRYTSEKMLPHFLNQALGYHEFLSGYESYVIDGSDYVITKYDLKIQLVKQKSYTIPFIGMEQFNKIHFAVFANLFADAGYVNSVFPNPTNTMVNTWQFSAGVGIDLVTYYDQVFRIDYVINRYGEHGFFFHVETPFFRW, encoded by the coding sequence ATGGCAAGGACATTGATAATGTTAATGGTTTGTTTTCTGCTGGGTCATGCAACAGAAGCATTATCGCAGGAATCTCTGGTGATTTCAGACGATAAATTGCTTATCAGCAATATCCTTATCAGCGGTAACGATGTGACACAGGAATCGGTGATAAGGAGGGAATTGGTTTTTTCTGTCGGAGATACCATTGAGAAAATGAAGCTGCTTCCTGCTTTGCAGCGAAGCAAAGACAACCTGCTGAACCTGGCTCTATTCAATTTTGTTTATCTTAATATTAAGCACCTCGAAAACAACAGAATAAATGTGCTTATCGATGTGACGGAGCGCTGGTATGTCTGGCCGGTTCCTATCCTGGAGTATGCAGACAGGAATTTCAGCACCTTTATTCAGAACAGAGACTGGGACAAGATCAATTACGGAGCCTGGCTGAAATGGGGTAATTTCAGGGGAAGGAACGAGCTGCTGACCGGGAAGGTCCGCCTGGGCTATGTGAAAGAGTACTCCCTGGCCTATTCCAAGCCCAATCTGGGTAAAAAGCAGAATCACGGCATCTCGGCCGGGTTCAATATGACGCATCAAAATGAAGTAAGCATTGCAACGGTCAATAACGAACCCTTCGAATACAGGCCCCAGGAAAAGCCGGCCCAGATCCGGCTCAATGCCTTTGCCAAGTATAGTTTAAGGAGAAAATACTTCACCACACATTCGCTTCGATTTGAATATTACGATTACAGGGTTTCAGATTCAGTAGCCATTATCAACAGCAACTATCTGGGCGGGGGGAACACCAGTCAAAATTACTTCATGCTTACCTACTCGTTTGATTATGATATCCGGGATTCCAAGGTTTATCCTCTGGAGGGATTTAATGTGAGGATAAGGGCCGAGCAGATAGGGCTGGGCCTGATCCCCGACTTTGACTATGCAAGCTTTCGTTTAACCGGGACGGTGATGTTTCATCAGAAGCTGGCCAACAGGCTCTATTTCTATAATGCCACCAAGGGAAGATACACCTCGGAGAAGATGCTGCCTCATTTTCTTAACCAGGCCCTGGGTTATCATGAATTTCTGAGCGGTTATGAGTCCTACGTGATTGATGGCAGCGATTATGTGATCACCAAGTATGACCTGAAGATCCAGCTGGTGAAACAGAAATCCTATACCATTCCTTTTATCGGGATGGAGCAATTTAACAAGATTCACTTTGCGGTATTTGCAAATCTGTTTGCAGACGCCGGTTACGTCAATAGTGTTTTTCCCAATCCCACCAATACCATGGTCAATACCTGGCAGTTTTCGGCTGGAGTGGGCATCGACCTGGTAACCTATTACGACCAGGTTTTCAGGATCGATTATGTGATTAACCGATATGGGGAACACGGTTTCTTTTTTCACGTAGAAACCCCGTTTTTCAGGTGGTAA